One region of Acropora muricata isolate sample 2 chromosome 13, ASM3666990v1, whole genome shotgun sequence genomic DNA includes:
- the LOC136896218 gene encoding sodium/mannose cotransporter SLC5A10-like produces the protein MVFVDEEQRSMHIADWIVIGVYFLGCIIVGLWSKFRKQKGRDETAETYFLAGRSMMWWAVGPSLFASNMGSEHFVGLAGSGAATGIAVVSYEWQASWILLLLGWVFLPIYLRSRVFTMPEYLQKRFQSHWIRTYLTAVALISYVFTKTSVDIYAGSVFLYEAVGWNIYISAASILGITAVYTVLGGLTAVIFTDVLQCVIMIIGAIVLSVLSFVKIGGYSALWEHYGNALGKPYIAAATTMTTTNPNITTAATTLANTVANMTTSSLDTSCYKMTPYWSNMFRPLDDPDYPWLGLWITLPILGVWYWCTDQVIVQRALGAKNNTHAKAGAILAGFFKILPMFVMVMPGMISRVLFPDSIACPDPESCKFHCGNEFGCTNNAYPKLVLNVLPIGLVGLMMAVMMAALMSSLSSVFNSSGTIFTVDVWLRFRPRASEREQVIVGRVVVVVLVVLSICWLPIIQGSAGTQLFVYIQKIQSYLSPPITMVFVLGILWPGLTASGALAGLLVGFLLGMAKFIVGNVYADPHCGEVDSRPGFAKMHFMYYAMVIFSTSGLIMVVVSFFTKKVPRDELGGLTWPTINDPPISHGAIGEEAECERVENGNARVAGNSDGIELLKKVDKSEENHNNPDKGANDDEEKQEEPCVTSDKVHLTVVQFAREDPILKTFLRVMSLLLLFVLTILWMYYR, from the exons ATGGTCTTTGTCGACGAAGAACAACGATCGATGCATATCGCAGACTGGATCGTCATCGGAGTGTATTTTCTTGGTTGTATTATCGTTGGTCTTTGG TCTAAGTTCAGGAAACAAAAGGGAAGAGATGAAACTGCTGAAACGTATTTCCTAGCTGGACGGTCTATGATGTGGTGGGCG GTTGGGCCAAGTCTGTTTGCGAGTAACATGGGCAGCGAGCATTTCGTTGGTTTGGCGGGCTCAGGGGCAGCTACCGGGATTGCTGTCGTCTCCTACGAGTGGCAG GCTTCTTGGATTTTACTTCTCCTTGGTTGGGTCTTTCTTCCCATTTATTTGAGATCAAGG GTGTTCACTATGCCAGAGTATTTACAAAAGAGATTTCAGAGTCACTGGATCAGAACATATTTGACAGCTGTGGCGTTGATTTCTTACGTATTCACAAAGACTTCG GTGGACATCTACGCGGGTAGCGTTTTCCTGTACGAAGCTGTTGGCTGGAACATTTACATCTCTGCTGCATCTATTTTGGGAATCACTGCTgtctacactgttttag GTGGTTTGACGGCTGTCATTTTCACGGATGTCTTACAGTGTGTTATTATGATCATCGGTGCCATTGTGCTCTCAGTCTTGA GTTTTGTGAAAATTGGCGGATACAGTGCGCTATGGGAACACTATGGAAATGCCCTTGGTAAACCTTATATTGCCGCAGCTACCACGATGACAACCACGAACCCTAACATCACAACAGCAGCTACAACACTGGCCAATACAGTGGCCAATATGACCACATCATCGCTGGACACAAGCTGCTACAAGATGACGCCATATTGGAGTAATATGTTTCGACCTCTGGATGACCCAGACTACCCCTGGCTGGGTCTGTGGATTACCCTTCCGATCTTAGGGGTATGGTATTGGTGTACTGACCAG gtgATTGTCCAGCGCGCACTGGGCGCCAAAAATAACACACACGCAAAAGCGGGTGCCATTTTGGCGGGCTTTTTTAAAATCTTGCCCATGTTTGTCATGGTGATGCCAGGAATGATAAGCCGCGTGTTGTTCCCTGATTCCATTGCTTGCCCGGACCCTGAGAGCTGTAAATTCCACTGTGGAAATGAATTCGGATGTACCAATAATGCATATCCCAA GTTGGTGCTCAATGTGTTACCTATTGGATTGGTTGGATTGATGATGGCGGTTATGATGGCGGCCCTTATGTCGTCTCTTTCTTCCGTATTCAACAGTAGTGGGACCATCTTTACTGTCGATGTATGGCTACGCTTCAGGCCTCGG GCGAGCGAGAGAGAGCAGGTCATTGTTGGCCGAGTGGTCGTCGTGGTTCTTGTTGTTCTCAGTATTTGTTGGCTCCCAATTATCCAAG GCTCCGCTGGCACTCAGCTGTTTGTCTACATCCAGAAAATCCAATCTTATCTTTCTCCACCAATCACCATGGTTTTTGTATTGGGTATCCTGTGGCCTGGATTGACCGCCTCTGGTGCTCTAGCCGGACTCCTTGTTGGTTTCCTATTGGGAATGGCGAAATTCATCGTTGGAAACGTCTACGCTGATCCGCACTGCGGTGAAGTCGACAGCCGACCGGGATTCGCCAAAATGCACTTCATGTACTATG CAATGGTCATATTTAGCACGAGTGGACTGATCATGGTCGTTGTGAGTTTCTTCACAAAGAAGGTTCCTCGAGATGAACTAGGCGGATTAACATGGCCTACGATCAATGATCCTCCTATTTCACACGGTGCTATCGGCGAAGAAGCTGAATGCGAAAGAGTTGAAAATGGAAACGCCCGTGTTGCGGGGAACTCTGATGGCATTGAGCTTCTAAAGAAAG TGGACAAAAGTGAAGAGAACCATAACAACCCAGACAAAGGCGCTAACGACGACGAAGAGAAGCAGGAAGAACCTTGCGTGACATCGGATAAGGTTCACCTGACTGTGGTACAGTTTGCCAGGGAAGATCCCATACTGAAAACATTCTTGCGTGTAATGAGCCTCTTGCTTCTCTTTGTGTTGACCATTCTATGGATGTATTACCGCTGA
- the LOC136896220 gene encoding uncharacterized protein: MGSPSYDLRSQCSSPFFYRDGDDFLGQPVNDINDDDIIFDFLDDFGMSFSTNTRDTNLLTTRTQQAETNTTRTTPPSKLKGAVDHPLTGEHDKKTFNAKSKNTALPLIETNYFHDARHISVSEGAIDSNVTDENTGTKAENLHFNGWRRRVESGSLENDSTDKHTFMVIDHFNGPKIGGSSENFKDHVSEAAYHKHLEEIAASKGDFDAKRKAFDTAVLPTLMGHKTSSENVKSESSFCGKGTKTENLKKINVSSLMVTNNAVSRRSIAPKTFYPPLWKSEKCTTKKDTTIEVEDSDPPRKLKTLQSWSYRTQKRETKNMRLKIKGQAGYGSKGKKYTDLLKRSSDFQPLGNPCNQRAPGITEITREYSDGAERKTEKKKWISLPAIYTPTTLNPKTEHTRKKTNANNYSSSSIEALIKEYRAHGFDLIQQPKRYKL; the protein is encoded by the coding sequence ATGGGAAGCCCAAGTTATGATTTACGCTCTCAATGCTCAAGTCCCTTCTTTTACCGAGATGGGGACGATTTCCTGGGTCAACCAGTAAATGACATTAATGATGACGATATTATCTTTGACTTTTTGGACGATTTCGGAATGAGTTTTTCTACAAATACGAGAGACACAAATTTGCTAACGACAAGAACGCAGCAAGCTGAAACAAATACGACCAGAACAACACCGCCGTCAAAGCTAAAAGGCGCTGTGGACCATCCGTTAACAGGAGAACATGATAAAAAAACGTTTAACGCCAAGTCAAAGAACACCGCGCTCCCACTCATTGAAACAAACTATTTTCATGATGCGCGGCACATATCCGTTTCCGAAGGTGCTATTGATAGCAATGTTACCGACGAAAATACCGGGACAAAGGCGGAGAATTTACACTTCAATGGTTGGCGCAGAAGAGTCGAAAGTGGTTCCCTTGAAAATGACTCGACGGATAAACACACTTTCATGGTCATTGATCATTTCAATGGCCCAAAAATCGGTGGCAGTTCTGAGAATTTCAAGGACCATGTTTCAGAGGCTGCATATCACAAACATCTTGAAGAAATTGCTGCCTCAAAAGGAGATTTTGATGCAAAACGGAAAGCATTTGATACGGCTGTATTACCAACGCTCATGGGACATAAAACGTCAAGTGAAAATGTTAAGTCAGAGAGCAGTTTTTGTGGTAAAGGCACCAAGacagaaaatttgaagaaaataaacgTATCTTCACTCATGGTGACTAATAATGCTGTTTCGAGGCGCAGTATAGCACCAAAGACATTTTATCCTCCGCTATGGAAGTCCGAAAAATGTACAACGAAAAAGGACACAACAATTGAAGTCGAAGACAGCGACCCTCCAcgaaaattgaaaacattacaAAGCTGGAGTTACAGGACTCAAAAACGAGAGACAAAGAACATGAGGTTAAAAATAAAGGGCCAAGCAGGCTATGGTTCTAAAGGTAAAAAATACACTGATCTTCTGAAACGCAGTTCAGATTTTCAACCATTAGGAAACCCCTGTAATCAGCGCGCGCCGGGTATCACTGAAATAACAAGAGAATACTCAGATGGAGCAGAACGGAAAaccgaaaagaaaaaatggatttCTCTACCAGCAATTTATACTCCAACAACATTAAATCCCAAGACGGAGCATACtcgtaaaaaaacaaatgcaaataattattcctcgTCGTCAATAGAAGCACTGATAAAAGAATACAGAGCTCATGGGTTCGATTTGATTCAGCAACCGAAAAGATATAAACTttaa
- the LOC136896225 gene encoding protein rolling stone-like → MFRDEFRLSHFKLWHPHQKDFTDSRWFSLPLFIAIRAIILAYNFGWLIYNIYKSGAKLFIFLTNWTFTILNLYFILATTLSCIALYKDRKGHSQTEPDHGNNKDTVVEVEMGAEGNGSTSDENSNEQDALNWKHKLLWVLHIVAASGGLFVTAGYWTILVGDDVIDANNITKHALNSVFMVIDTAISSMPVHLVHWLYALLYFAVYLIFSVIYWQAGGTNIRGEPFIYGALNYNDFQPTIGGLLVVFLLIVLPFLHLFFFGITKLRDHVHKKNKAAY, encoded by the exons ATGTTTCGAGACGAATTTCGTCTGAGCCATTTTAAACTATGGCATCCTCATCAAAAAGACTTCACCGATTCCAGG tggTTTTCTTTACCATTGTTCATCGCAATTCGCGCGATTATTCTTGCATACAACTTTGGCTGGCTTATATACAACATCTACAAGTCTGGCGCAAAGCTGTTTATTTTCTTGACAAATTGGACCTTCACAATATTGAACTTATATTTTATCCTCGCCACAACGCTTTCCTGCATTGCCCTGTACAAGGATCGCAAAGGACACAGTCAAACAGAGCCCGACCATGGCAATAATAAGGACACTGTAGTGGAAGTTGAAATGGGAGCTGAAGGCAATGGGTCGACCTCAGACGAAAATTCCAACGAGCAGGATGCCCTGAACTGGAAGCACAAGTTACTGTGGGTGTTACATATCGTCGCGGCCTCCGGAGGCCTGTTTGTAACCGCGGGGTACTGGACCATACTGGTGGGAGATGACGTAATTGACGCGAACAACATCACAAAGCACGCGCTCAATTCCGTTTTCATGGTGATTGACACCGCCATCAGTTCGATGCCAGTCCACCTCGTCCATTGGCTATATGCTCTGCTTTACTTCGCGGTGTATCTGATTTTCTCAGTGATCTATTGGCAAGCTGGTGGCACCAACATCAGAGGAGAGCCCTTCATTTACGGTGCTTTGAACTACAACGATTTTCAACCAACAATTGGTGGTCTTCTCGTGGTTTTCCTGCTGATTGTCTTGCCATTCTtgcatctgtttttttttggaatcaCAAAACTGCGTGACCATGTTCACAAAAAGAACAAGGCAGCTTACTAA